A single Periplaneta americana isolate PAMFEO1 unplaced genomic scaffold, P.americana_PAMFEO1_priV1 scaffold_28, whole genome shotgun sequence DNA region contains:
- the LOC138693966 gene encoding uncharacterized protein: MRKREWCAESNGRLPHLYIPRRYVENAMMSLSLVKNSGRKLSPQSDVRVGDTGEGHVMTQDTEEKKRRSTTATRDEKTPVLPARHDTTGKLMMLDTATQTSSSDHFEESSRRYAEWEEEVRLEELQHLQRVAIRLFDFSMYSGTVTVYILK, from the exons atgcgaaagagagagtggtgtgcggaaagcaatgggaggctaccgcatttatatatcccaagaagatatgttgaaaatgccatgatgagtctttccctggtaaaaaactccggacgtaaactatccccccaatcagatgtccgggtgggggatactggggaaggacatgtcatgacacaagacacagaagagaagaaaagaagatcaaCGACTGCAACGAGGGATGAGAAGACACCAGTTCTACCGG CTCGACATGATACAACTGGCAAGCTGATGATGCTAGACACTGCCACCCAGACCTCGAGCAGCGACCACTTCGAGGAATCCAGCAGACggtacgccgagtgggaggaggAAGTCAGGCTGGAGGAGCTGCAGCATCTGCAGAGAGTGGCGATTCGTCTTTTCGACTTCTCTATGTACTcaggtacagtaactgtttacatcctgaagtag